CGTTCGGCAACGAGAAGAAGACGCCGGAAGAAACACCGGCGGCGCCGCCGGCTTCCGGCGAAGCCACCAAGCCGTGAGCGACGACGGCGGCAGCACCCCTCCGCTCGAAAGCCCCGCCTTCCCTGCGCTGCTGCGCACGCTGGCGGTGGTGCTGGTGGTCGATCTCTTCGCCTTCGCGATCTGGAGCCTGCCCTCGCTGCGCAGCACCGCGTGGTCCACGAGCGCCCTCGTGGTGTTCGGCATTGCGGCGCTGTGCGTGGTGTGGGTCGGCTACTGGATCGTCTACAGCCGCACCCGGCTCGAAGGCGACGTGCTGATCCAGACCTGGCTCTGGAACAAGCGCGTGAGCGCGCAGGAAGTGGCCCAGCTCAAGCTGGTGCACATCCGCATGCTCGAACGCGTGATCGCGCCACGGCTGCTGGTGCGGCGGCGCTACGGCGGCATGACGTGGTTCCACTCGGCCGATGCGAGCGTGCTCGTGGCCTTCGGCGAACAGGTGGCGAAGCGCTCCATTCCACCGAAGCCGGACGCACCTGAAACCGAGACCGGGTCGACGAAATAAAAAAAGCCCCGCTGGTTCCAGCGGGGCTTTTTGCATGCAGTGCGCGAGGCGCCTGCTTACAGCTTCTGCTGCTGCATGAAGCGGTCGAACGTGCCTTCCGTGTAGCGGAACCAGGCGTTCTGGTCGGCCAGGAATTTCGACCAGTCGCCGTAGATCTTCTTCCACTCGGGGTTGGTGTTGTTCAGGTCCGAGTAGATCTGCTGAGCCGACTTGAAGGCGGCGTTCATCACGTCCTGCGAGAACGGGCGCAGCTTGGTGCCCGAGCCCACGAGCTGCTTCAGCGCGATCGGGTTCTTGGAGTCGTACTTCGCCGTCATCGTGATGTTGGCGTGCGCGGCAGCTGCCTCGACGATGGCCTTGTACTCGGCCGACAGGCCTTCCCATGCCTTGGTGTTGATGTAGAAGTCGAGCTCGGGGCCGCCTTCCCACCAGCCTGGGTAGTAGTAGAACGGCGCGATCTTGTTGAAGCCCAGCTTCTGGTCGTCATACGGGCCGACCCATTCGAGGCCGTCCAGCGTGCCCTTTTCGAGCGCCGGGTACAGGTCGGCACCGGGAATCGATTGCGGGATCACGCCGAAGGGCTCGAGCACCTTGCCCGCGAACGGGTTGGTGCGGAACTTCAGGCCCTTCAGGTCGGCGACCGACTTGATTTCCTTGCGGAACCAGCCGCCCATCTGCGCGCCGGTGTTGCCGCCCGGCAGGTTGATGATGTTGTACTTGGCATAGAACGCGCGCATCAGCTTCAGGCCGTTGCCTTCGTACATCCAGGCGTTCTGCTGGCGGGTGTTCATGCCGAAGGGCACTGCGCAGCCCAGGCAGAAGGTCGGGTCCTTGCCGTAGAAGTAGTACGGGGCCGTGTGGGCCATTTCGACCGAGGCGTTCTGCACGCCGTCGACCACGCCGAACGCGGGCATCAGCTCGCCGCCGGCATGCACGGAAATCTGGAACTTGCCGCCCGTCATGTCGCTGACGCTCTTCGAGAACACCTCGGCGGTGCCGAAGATGGTGTCCAGCGACTTGGGAAAACTCGACGCCAGGCGCCAGCGAACGGTGGCTTGGGCGTGAACCGCGGGTGCGATGCCGGCAGCCAGAACGCCCGCGATGCCGGCGTTTTTGATGAGGGAACGACGATCCATTGATAGCTCTCCGAGTTCTTGGAAAAACAAAACGCGGCTTGTGACCGCGTTGGGGACTTTTGTCTAAGTCCGGACGATTGTAAAAACGCGCTTACAGCCGCCGGCAGGGGTTTACCCTGCGCTCGAAACGAAGCGCTCGCGGATCGATGCCTCGATGCCGATCGCGTCCAGTCCGATCGACGCCAGCAGCTTGGCCGGATCGCCGTGTTCGATGAAGCGATCGGGCAAGCCGAGTTGCAGCACCGGCTTCTGCACGTTGGCGGCT
This is a stretch of genomic DNA from Variovorax paradoxus. It encodes these proteins:
- a CDS encoding TRAP transporter substrate-binding protein produces the protein MDRRSLIKNAGIAGVLAAGIAPAVHAQATVRWRLASSFPKSLDTIFGTAEVFSKSVSDMTGGKFQISVHAGGELMPAFGVVDGVQNASVEMAHTAPYYFYGKDPTFCLGCAVPFGMNTRQQNAWMYEGNGLKLMRAFYAKYNIINLPGGNTGAQMGGWFRKEIKSVADLKGLKFRTNPFAGKVLEPFGVIPQSIPGADLYPALEKGTLDGLEWVGPYDDQKLGFNKIAPFYYYPGWWEGGPELDFYINTKAWEGLSAEYKAIVEAAAAHANITMTAKYDSKNPIALKQLVGSGTKLRPFSQDVMNAAFKSAQQIYSDLNNTNPEWKKIYGDWSKFLADQNAWFRYTEGTFDRFMQQQKL